The following are from one region of the Sorghum bicolor cultivar BTx623 chromosome 2, Sorghum_bicolor_NCBIv3, whole genome shotgun sequence genome:
- the LOC8057271 gene encoding chromatin assembly factor 1 subunit FSM, translating to MDGDKAKGSAPDRASGVAEPTKKQEKRKRASAELGVVDKESASAEWQREIDALYEYYKEVSGCQLNPEELSCTTSDSVIACLLEESSLSCAKLTDEIYRRMKLEDGVTESSVRTSVLNIGRRSSYGISAMDVDGLEDESDSSLWCWETQDLALLPFHLHSSLSIRRKARKLIHKRIMILSGKLAAKDASNARSNQNSFMENAGEVLDLDKIRSIVESKHKNDADITKMHSKTEAQELQAISKAVKKQQTEQKKKERELRHMNEKTEREAKRIERENKRLKKHQEEEERAKKKKEKEEAELKRKASIQKQANLMERFLKRKANSNTESSGSHHLERTKCSKSSGNIEELAVAATSGMDCTLSKGSHLSMEELRMMHVVKWRKVYQHNRLCHWGVRRCPKIQLFPELRLQKSSAAITSDSMSTPTKEQSSQKSTGSLDITKLLDELEIPSRSQNSISSSVLLVKKLLQFDKSSRPAYYGTWRKKSSTVSARQPFQRDEELNYDVQSDEEWEEDDPDDPGERLSDFEEDDEKTMNEHDSIIDAEEEAENSFVVPNDYLSDDEGMQCEPVCVKFDEISTLLSIPGVTVEELNALLQRQKALHIITEHALEIDRPLVISNLDHRKLDLLNAEDITGMLKMEKICLQALCMKKYPGSPIIDVPVVNMTIEDGFCRSNKKSPRTPVSSKAISESDMPEFAKLVASCPQGMVKLVELLHETFPYVSKARLKNKVREIAEFTSNRWQVKQDILDRYSFSLSPDKGEGPKCAALCSSQQRQPPNELGNTGESSTQCSLKSEMVRQQFGAQGPHGSARHPDP from the exons ATGGATGGCGATAAGGCGAAGGGATCAGCTCCGGATCGTGCGTCCGGTGTAGCAGAGCCAACCAAGAAGCAGGAGAAGAGGAAAAGAGCCTCTGCTGAATTGGGTGTGGTGGACAAGGAATCTGCATCTGCTGAATGGCAGCGAGAAATTGATGCACTGTATGAATATTACAAGGAGGTTTCTGGTTGTCAGCTGAATCCAGAGGAGCTTTCATGCACCACCAGTGACTCGGTTATAGCATGCTTGCTGGAGGAGAGCAGTCTTTCTTGTGCCAAGTTAACAGATGAAATCTACAGGAGGATGAAGTTGGAAGATGGTGTCACTGAGTCTTCAGTGCGCACCTCAGTACTCAACATTGGTAGGAGATCTTCGTATGGGATTTCTGCTATGGATGTCGATGGTCTGGAGGATGAGTCGGATTCAAGCCTTTGGTGTTGGGAG ACACAGGATTTGGCATTATTACCCTTCCATCTACATAGTAGTTTGAGCATTCGACGCAAAGCTCGGAAGTTAATCCATAAAAGGATTATGATTCTTTCAG GCAAGTTGGCTGCCAAAGATGCCAGTAATGCTCGGAGCAACCAGAACAGCTTTATGGAAAATGCTGGGGAAGTTCTAGATCTGGATAAGATTCGCTCTATTGTTGAGTCAAAACACAAGAATGATGCTGATAT AACTAAAATGCACAGTAAAACAGAGGCACAAGAGTTACAAGCCATCAGTAAAGCTGTGAAGAAACAGCAAACTGAGCAAAAGAAGAAA GAACGGGAACTTAGGCATATGAATGAAAAAACTGAGAGGGAAGCAAAACGTATCGAGAGAGAAAATAAGCGGCTAAAGAAGCAtcaggaagaagaagagagggcaaagaagaagaaagagaaggaagagGCTGAGCTGAAAAGGAAGGCTTCCATTCAAAAGCAGGCAAACCTCATGGAACGTTTTCTTAAAAGAAAGGCGAATAGCAACACAGAAAGTTCTGGTAGTCACCACTTGGAGAGGACTAAATGCTCAAAATCATCAGGAAACATTGAAGAACTTGCTGTTGCAGCTACATCAGGAATGGATTGTACATTATCTAAAGGAAGTCATTTGAGCATGGAGGAACTCCGGAT GATGCATGTTGTGAAATGGAGGAAAGTCTACCAACATAACAGATTGTGCCATTGGGGTGTTAGGAGATGTCCTAAAATTCAGTTGTTTCCTGAGCTAAGGCTACAAAAGTCCTCTGCAGCTATAACTTCTGATAGTatgtcaactccaacaaaagaaCAGTCATCTCAGAAGAGCACAGGAAGCCTTGATATCACCAAACTTCTGGATGAACTAGAGATACCATCTCGTTCTCAGAATAGCATATCGTCTTCAGTTTTGCTTGTGAAGAAGCTTCTGCAGTTTGATAAAAGTTCTAGGCCAGCATACTATGGTACCTGGAGAAAGAAGAG TTCTACAGTTAGTGCAAGGCAACCCTTTCAGAGGGATGAGGAACTCAATTACGATGTCCAGAGTGAtgaagaatgggaagag GACGATCCTGATGATCCTGGTGAAAGATTGTCTGATTTTGAGGAAGATGATGAGAAAACTATGAATGAACATGATTCCATAATTGATGCAGAAGAGGAAGCTGAGAACAGTTTTGTAGTGCCCAATGACTATCTTTCAGATGATGAG GGCATGCAATGTGAACCTGTATGTGTCAAATTTGATGAAATCAGTACCCTGCTGAGCATCCCTGGGGTTACAGTTGAGGAACTTAATGCTCTACTGCAAAGGCAGAAAGCTCTTCATATCATCACAGAACATGCTCTCGAAATAGACAGACCTCTAGTCATATCCAACCTAGATCATAGGAAACTTGACCTGCTGAATGCTGAAGATATCACTGGAATGCTGAAGATGGAGAAAATCTGTTTGCAAGCTCTTTGCATGAAGAAATACCCTGGTAGCCCCATCATTGACGTGCCTGTGGTTAATATGACCATTGAGGATGGATTTTGCCGATCAAACAAAAAGAGCCCCAGAACACCCGTATCATCCAAAGCCATTTCAGAATCAGACATGCCTGAATTT GCCAAACTTGTTGCTTCATGCCCTCAAGGGATGGTCAAATTGGTCGAGTTGTTACATGAGACATTTCCATATGTCTCTAAGGCACGACTGAAGAACAAAGTTCGGGAGATAGCTGAGTTTACCAGTAACCGCTGGCAG GTTAAGCAAGATATCTTGGATCGGTACAGTTTCTCTCTGTCTCCAG ATAAAGGTGAAGGCCCAAAATGTGCAGCATTGTGCTCCTCCCAACAGCGCcagccacccaatgaattgggtAATACAGGCGAATCTTCTACCCAGTGCTCCCTGAAATCCGAAATGGTCAGACAACAATTTGGCGCGCAAGGGCCGCATGGCAGCGCACGACATCCTGATCCTTGA